The Pithys albifrons albifrons isolate INPA30051 chromosome 1, PitAlb_v1, whole genome shotgun sequence genome contains the following window.
GAATGATTATTGATGTTGTGACCAAATGGGCTCCTCTTAGTGTTTCTGAGTCATAGTCAGAGGAGTAGCCAAGCATGCAATCATCTTCTTAAGACAGCAGATGAGGCAATGGGATTATTTTGAATGACTTTTAGGTATTTCCATCTAAATATTCATTTTAGAATcttctatatttctttttattccagtTCCATCTTCCCTGGGTGACTGAAATAAGCATGTGATTCTCCAGGGAATAAAGGCCACAGTTTTCTTTCATGGCACATGACCCTTACAATGATTCATTTAGTATTTGTGTTGCAAGGATTGCCCAAAGTGTCCAATGGCATTACCTTACTCGAAGATCCAAGATTCCCCATGTTGTATTAGACCACATTGCAGCTCTGTCCTGTTGCTTTCTTGTCATTCATTGAGAAGACGTTATTAAGTCACGCAGGCTCTGAATACAATGTTAGTGTGTTTCTGCCAGTGTACAAATCTGGTTCCATGAAAAATATCTGGCTAGAACAGGCTATGGGAAGGCAACATATAACACTCAGAATGCCACAATTTTGCTGAGGGTTAAACCGTCTTAAACCTAGATTCTACTTTTATCAACTGGCTAAGattgcaaatatttcttttctgaaatatgtttcaTTGTGTACATTCCCTGTAACATCAACAAAAATGTCTTTACTCCATCACTTATGCATCCCCTTAATGTTATGACAGCCAACTTTATATTCTGGACTTCTGTTATCACAAGTAGCTCCATAGCTATAAGCATTTTCCAGCTTAATTCTTCTGATATTAGTCACATTAGGAAACACTTACCAAGGAGCCACTGTTTTTAAACATTCATTATGTACAGTATCCCCAGAACTACTTTGAACAGCTTAGGTGGTGCACTGTCTAAATGGGCAATATGAATCTTTCGACACTAGATTCCCAGACCTTACAATCCCAGTTAGAACTTGTCAAGATCTGGCACTGGGGACATGCTTAGGGAGCTCTGTTACATGTCTAAAGTTAATTTGGTTCAGCAGAAAATGTGCCACATAATGTGATATTCCAAAACAGTGCAAAGGGACACCAGACCATTGTAATTTGACATACTGTTGGGCACAAATTTTAGCAAATACTCATAAAGACTCATAAATTTGAAAGTTGATCTTATGTATTAAGTGGGACTTCTCAGTTGCAGGCAGTTGTGCGTTCACATTGGGACTTCCCTGGATTGGGGTCCCTTCTTATGTAGCGGTTTTTACTGCttcaaattattattatatactGGGTTACTACTATCACTTTCCCCCATTTCCTCACTGTTATTAAGGGCTCTACATTTCCCAGGCACCACAAACACAGTATGTCTCTGGAAGAAACCATGATGGTGAAGGACAATGTGTAAGAAGTTGTGtctattttgctttgctgaaaTAAAGGTTTATTCAGTGTTGCTGCCTGTATAGATAATATTTTGCCTAACTAATACATGACACTGCATGTTGCTTCCATTTCAGGCTATAAATGTTACAGTAATGTTTATCAAAGCTTATTTATTATATCTGATAAAGGCAGATGTTTTCACACAACGGTTTCTACTATTTGAGGAATTATCCAAATCAAGCAGTCCAACAGGATAAGAAAACCTGCAGCTTAATTTTCTACTTTCTTTGAGCTTTTTGTTACGATATTTGAAAGGTATATTATTTAGCAAAACTGAATAGCCTGcctttatttaattaaaatgtttttttcataacAGCTGCTTCAAGAATGCTTGATCATACCTATGTTTATTTTAGGTCTTGTGTGACATGGATTTTCGAGGAGGTGGATGGACTGTGGTTCAGAAAAGGACTGATGGAATAATTTCATTCCAGAGAACATGGTCTGAATATCTGGATGGATTTGGTGATCTTATGGGTATTGATTTTAAATACTCTAAAGTGCTTTAGACCCTACATTTCTGATGCCTTTATATGAGCTATATTCCACTAAATTGTGTAGGAGTTTTAGTAGTATAAAGTTCTTATTTCTTAAAAGTCTCATTTTTatgtcaagatttttttttcattaaatctgTTGTATGATCTCAATAATGCCTGTGACACCACTAGAGTCTTTATCCATTGCTGTCTTACAAAAGgtgtttaaaatatattttctgtatatAGGTTGTATTTCTCCCtcttttcagattaaaaaaatagccTTAGCTGGTTTGAATCACatttgcaaattatttccttGCAGTAGAGAAAAATCAGTAATATTTCACAGTAGGACATTCAGAGTTAGAATGGAAATACTTCAGTTGCTAATGCCAACACAAACATGATGCTAattttttattgctatttttcaTCTGACAAGTCTAAACCCATTTGGTTTTTCAGGAGTTTATCTGGGATTGCAATGGAAGCATACAGCTTTTCTGCTCATAAAAGCACAGCTCATACAGGGCAGTGAGTGTGATTTACAGAGGCAGAAAATCCCAAGAAtagggtttgtgttttgttgtgtttcatAGAATACTAATATTTATCGCTTCTCAGTATTGCCCTTGGGAATCCTACTGAATTCTGTTTATGTAAGTGGACCTTTAGCACATCCAGTTTTTTTTGGTTTCCTAAGGTATATTGCAGACAAACGTTTGACAATTGACATGTGGacaattttcaaaaaaataccacagagaaaaaagatgATGCCCACGTGGGAATTCTTTCCATGGATTTCCTAAGGAAGTAGGAAGAttactcttttctttcattagtCTTTCAAAGGAATGTAAGCCTATCATACAACGTCTATTACATTTGGTTCAggaagaaaagtagaaaaacaagaacaatagttttttcttttacagtttcCATTTCTAGACTGTATATTGTATTTCTGTTTAAGGGGAATTTTGGCTTGGACTGAGGAAGATTTTTGACATAGTAAATCAAAAAGCCACTAGTTTCAGTCTTTATGTGGACTTGGAATCAGAAAATGACAAGCATGCCTATGCATCATATGATGGATTCTGGATAGAGGATGAAGCATGTTCTTTTAAGATCCATTTGGGGTATTACTCAGGAAATGCTGGTAAGAACTTCCttctttaaagtatttaaagGTAGCTGCTCCCTTTCTTCATATGCAAAAGTGCATTCAAAAgtgtattaattaattaaggtaacttaaaaaattttatttctaatgtgTTTTTCCCTGGTGCATAATGAACACTTATGCAGGTACATGGTTAATGATATAGTGATTGGTTATTCCAACATTAATCTTTACATAGTAGGAAATCACTTTATCACTTCAACATCCTTAATTAATTGAATAAACACAGGTCTAATAAAGAAGAATacagaaaaggaaggatttttaaCAAATTCAAGTCCATGATATATATACACTAAACAGGGGAATTTGTAGGTGTTATTTATCTAGCTAATAGTACAATTCTTTACATGTCCATTATCTCATCCCAGATTTGCTGATGTTAGTGGAAGTTTTGCTTATGATGCTTTGGTTAATTCAGAAGTGCCCAGACAAACACATAAAAAGGGTAGAGAAAGAAACTGAGTGAAACAAAGTTGGCCAATAGTGTGCAAGTTACTGCATGATATATAGACACAAATTAATTTGCAATTCCAGGCCTCTCTTAATAGCATAAATATACAAAGTgtgcaaatatttgcattaaataTTCCACCATGTCTTActgcttttttctatttttttacatgtttaGTAATATGCAAGAATGTTCCTTATTATCCATTAAATAGTTATTCTCTAAAGGTTTTCATGCTTTACTCTACTtgtaaaatattgtatttttatttctttagtaaAACAACAGAGCCAGTAATCACTGACCTTTAAGTTTTAACAATTCCATCTTTCTCATGACTCACTCTGGGGCTTTGGACACATTACGGGAAAAATCTCAAGTTAcaactgtttttctctcttttgtcttttcttccaCTGTCTTTGAGGACAGAAGCCTTTATCTTCATAGCCAGTGTGCATTGCTAAAAGCAACAACAATATAAAAGTGTTTCATCAATTTTGAACTTCTTCTATATTTCtcagtattttattctttttctttaacaCTTTTCCAGGTCATTATCTGGTGCTCTTGAACTGCTTTgacaaattttgtttttctaataaaTCCAGAGGAAAAGTTTGCAAGGTGTGCAACAAGTAAGAAATGTTCCTCCATAAATAACCTTTTTATTGTTCTGTTTTATCTGTTGTGCTTAGGCGATGCATTTAGAGGATATAGAAAAGAAGATAACCAGAACTCAGTGCCTTTCAGCACTTTTGATGTTGACAATGATGGATGCAGGCCAGTGTGCACTATTAAAGAGCAGCCTGTAAAGAGCTGCAGTAACTTCAGCGATAACACTGGATGGTGGTTCAGCAGGTGCGGCCTGGCAAATCTTAATGGTGCTCATCGCTACACAGGTAGATTTCTTGCAACTGGGATTCGCTGGGATACATGGAAAATCAACAATAAACCAGTCAAAATTAAATCAGTTTCAATGAAAATTCGGAGAACTTTTTATCCATATTTCCATTAGCAtatgaaaatagaaatacattTCTTCTTGCAATTATGTGGAAAAATGTATCATCGCAATCATAAATACCTTTCATCTTCACTTGAAGAGTTCAGTCTTACATCTTTCTTAGATATTTCTATGGTACATTAGTCATTTTTATTGGAAAATGTCTGCATTTGTAGTGGTTTTGCTTGAGTAAGAAGCAAAACTAAGAGTAACTGAATTTTTGGAAAATGGATTATGCTTAGTgcttgtcaggaaaaaaaaatgtaaaaagaagtGTAATACTGACTGCtgaatgttctttttctctgctctctgcatAACTGAATTTCTAAGAAAattcagcaaattaaaaaacctGTATACCTGCCATTTCGATCATAGTGTTTTGCAAAAACAGCTGTTCTTTACCTTAggttaatttttcagtttatataAGGCTCTGTATGCCCTTAGGGCCCAATTTTTATACAACTAAGGTTGATACTGACATCCAAGAACTATgatgtattttgtatttcatttgcACAGTCAATATGTTTCATAATCCGATTTTTATTCTACCATTGTCTATTTCACAGATcattacaaaagaaaacttcttttcaaagaaaatgtatacctttggaattttaatttttggaaACATGGGCCTGATCTTATGTTTTTCATTCTTAGTGGCATTCACTTTGTGGTAACCATGTGGTAATGAACAAGTACATTTAAAATTGTAAATTCTTTGAATTTCTGTCAGTAAAAATAGAATATTATCaattaaaatgtgaatattGTCAGTACAGCAGTGCTTCTGGAACCTGGCGTCTAATCTGCAGCAGCTACATATGGTATTTCTCATCTTTGCTTCAGTTTCAGTAGATCAGTTCTGCAGTAGCACATGGAATGAAAATAGTTAAAAGCTCTGTGAGtttcctctgtgctgttttTTATTGTGACCAAGCATTAATACAGTGAGCAGAAATGACCATCActtcaaaaccaaaattgtTTAGAACTTCTTCCCAAAGATGTACGTAGCTATAGGAGGAAATGAAACTTTTCATAGAGTATGTTACAAGgttgagagagagaaaaaacattcCTCT
Protein-coding sequences here:
- the ANGPTL5 gene encoding angiopoietin-related protein 5, which codes for MNHSFRITLLICLNIFVFSLEETVISNGKPCSCKDTRNVGAVEGPLKGEEKNKSADISKEKEPCFVPCDVQAKILQGEKHYMCRNLQNSLIEYARSTQKLVRDMIDDQQASLDYLSNQVNELKNKLVLLNAAVLRKHLYPPPYKAVHSHGLDCTHIKDTVGSVSKTPSGLYIIHPEGSNYPFEVLCDMDFRGGGWTVVQKRTDGIISFQRTWSEYLDGFGDLMGEFWLGLRKIFDIVNQKATSFSLYVDLESENDKHAYASYDGFWIEDEACSFKIHLGYYSGNAGDAFRGYRKEDNQNSVPFSTFDVDNDGCRPVCTIKEQPVKSCSNFSDNTGWWFSRCGLANLNGAHRYTGRFLATGIRWDTWKINNKPVKIKSVSMKIRRTFYPYFH